Proteins encoded within one genomic window of Stigmatella aurantiaca:
- a CDS encoding tRNA-uridine aminocarboxypropyltransferase, which produces MRSRTPEDLSGRCPRCYLPTRLCLCADIPRIDTRTEFLVIRHNKEKEKSTNTARMAALALARCQVLTYGAPGVPFDASVLEAPGTWVLFPDAPPPAPEAPLPQRLVVLDGNWGQARRMMQRVPALRRLPGLSLPPPPSHTRRLRRPPHPEGMSTLEAMAGALALLEGAAQAERLYALHERMIDRVLESRGRLGPGAPGSADLLELGDER; this is translated from the coding sequence ATGAGGTCCCGCACCCCGGAGGATCTCTCCGGACGCTGTCCCCGGTGCTACCTGCCCACCCGGCTGTGCCTGTGCGCGGACATTCCCCGCATCGACACGCGCACCGAGTTCCTCGTCATCCGCCACAACAAGGAGAAGGAGAAGTCCACCAACACCGCGCGCATGGCGGCGCTCGCGCTGGCGCGCTGCCAGGTGCTCACCTACGGGGCGCCAGGCGTGCCGTTCGATGCGTCGGTGCTGGAGGCGCCTGGAACGTGGGTGTTGTTTCCGGATGCGCCCCCGCCCGCCCCCGAGGCCCCGCTGCCCCAGCGGCTGGTGGTGCTGGATGGCAACTGGGGACAGGCGCGCCGCATGATGCAGCGCGTGCCCGCCCTGCGGCGGCTGCCCGGGCTGTCCCTGCCCCCGCCCCCCTCCCATACCCGGCGCCTGCGGCGGCCTCCCCACCCCGAGGGCATGTCCACGCTGGAGGCCATGGCGGGCGCGCTGGCGCTCCTGGAGGGCGCGGCGCAGGCCGAGCGGCTCTACGCGCTGCACGAGCGGATGATCGACCGGGTGCTGGAGAGCCGCGGGCGGCTCGGGCCGGGGGCCCCGGGCTCAGCGGACCTTCTTGAGCTCGGAGACGAACGGTGA
- a CDS encoding 2Fe-2S iron-sulfur cluster-binding protein: protein MPKVHFKSPLQELTVEVRPGTTLLDAAEQGGAQVGHSCGGVCGCSTCHVWIRKGLDTLSEQEDAEMDRLDMGFDVRPYSRLSCQTAVGVEDVLVEITEESLTAFMDENPALRHQLEAEGKWPLKK, encoded by the coding sequence GTGCCGAAGGTTCACTTCAAGAGCCCTCTGCAGGAGCTCACCGTGGAGGTCCGCCCCGGAACCACCCTCCTGGATGCCGCCGAGCAGGGGGGGGCCCAGGTGGGCCACAGCTGCGGCGGGGTGTGCGGGTGCTCCACCTGCCACGTGTGGATCCGCAAGGGGCTGGACACCCTCTCCGAGCAGGAGGACGCGGAGATGGACCGGCTGGACATGGGCTTCGACGTGCGGCCCTACTCCCGGCTGAGCTGCCAGACGGCCGTGGGCGTGGAGGACGTCCTGGTGGAGATCACCGAGGAGTCCCTGACGGCCTTCATGGACGAAAACCCCGCCCTCCGGCACCAGCTGGAGGCCGAAGGAAAGTGGCCGCTGAAGAAGTGA
- the hscA gene encoding Fe-S protein assembly chaperone HscA gives MSKNGYLQIHDPLKPKGHAVGIDLGTTNSLVASVVQGKPRCLPADEGEAMLLPSVVHYAKDGGVVVGARARKLAPEHPTDTLISVKRFMGRSPEDPETRKLGHYKFFEGPGRVVRFDVAGGQPVTPIEVSGEILRALKRRAESHFAGKVEQAVITVPAYFDEAQRQATKDAGRLAGLEVLRLLNEPTAAALAYGLDKGSQGTFVVYDLGGGTFDVSVLKLVEGIFEVKSTGGDSALGGDDFDRAIAQHVFQSQGQTAPSPAQVAEMLAAARKTKEALTDAPEAELTVSGHRQLVRREAFEAWIQPLVQKTGTVCRRALKDAGITAAELDGVILVGGATRVPAVRRYVAELFGREPLGDIDPDQVVALGAAVQADLLTNEDRQDEVLLLDVIPLSLGLETMGGIVEKLIPRNSTIPIAAAQVFTTFKDGQTGLDIHVLQGEREAVEDCRSLSRFRLSGIPPMAAGMGRVEVRFQVDADGILSVTAQEQSTGVTQSITVKPSHGLTDEEVERMLLDSIDHAEDDIQLRQMREQRVEAERVLMDATKQLTEHGALLQEGERATIEAALERVRVLAQGQDSHALKEAIHAVDEASRAFVERVMNQAISKVVAGHSVEEY, from the coding sequence GTGAGCAAGAACGGCTACCTGCAGATCCATGATCCCCTCAAGCCCAAGGGGCATGCGGTGGGAATCGATCTGGGCACCACCAACTCGCTGGTGGCCAGCGTCGTCCAGGGCAAGCCCCGGTGCCTGCCCGCGGACGAGGGCGAGGCGATGCTCCTGCCCTCCGTGGTGCACTACGCGAAGGATGGCGGGGTGGTGGTGGGCGCCCGCGCGCGGAAGCTCGCCCCCGAGCACCCCACCGACACCCTCATCTCCGTGAAGCGCTTCATGGGCCGCAGCCCCGAGGACCCGGAGACGCGCAAGCTGGGGCACTACAAGTTCTTCGAGGGCCCGGGCCGGGTGGTCCGCTTCGATGTGGCCGGGGGCCAGCCCGTCACCCCCATCGAGGTTTCCGGGGAGATTCTCCGCGCGCTCAAGCGGCGCGCCGAGTCCCACTTCGCCGGCAAGGTGGAGCAGGCCGTCATCACCGTGCCCGCCTACTTCGACGAGGCCCAGCGCCAGGCCACCAAGGACGCCGGCCGGCTCGCGGGGCTGGAGGTGCTCCGGCTGCTCAACGAGCCCACCGCGGCGGCGCTGGCCTACGGCCTGGACAAGGGCAGCCAGGGCACCTTCGTGGTGTACGATTTGGGCGGCGGCACCTTCGACGTCTCCGTGCTCAAGCTGGTGGAGGGCATCTTCGAGGTGAAGTCCACCGGCGGGGACTCGGCGCTCGGCGGGGATGACTTCGACCGGGCCATTGCCCAGCACGTGTTCCAGTCCCAGGGGCAGACGGCCCCCTCCCCCGCCCAGGTGGCGGAGATGCTCGCCGCGGCCCGGAAGACCAAGGAGGCCCTCACGGACGCCCCCGAGGCGGAGCTCACCGTGAGCGGCCACCGGCAGCTCGTGCGGCGCGAGGCGTTCGAGGCGTGGATCCAGCCGCTCGTCCAGAAGACGGGCACGGTCTGCCGGCGGGCCCTCAAGGACGCGGGGATTACCGCGGCGGAGCTGGATGGCGTGATTCTGGTGGGCGGGGCCACGCGCGTGCCCGCCGTGCGCCGGTATGTGGCGGAGCTGTTCGGCCGCGAGCCGCTGGGGGACATCGACCCGGATCAGGTGGTGGCCCTGGGCGCCGCGGTGCAGGCGGACCTGCTCACCAACGAGGACCGTCAGGACGAGGTGCTGCTGCTGGACGTCATCCCCCTGTCCCTGGGGCTGGAGACGATGGGCGGCATCGTCGAGAAGCTCATCCCGCGCAACTCCACCATCCCCATCGCCGCCGCCCAGGTCTTCACCACCTTCAAGGATGGGCAGACGGGCCTGGACATCCACGTGCTCCAGGGCGAGCGCGAGGCGGTGGAGGACTGCCGCAGCCTCTCGCGCTTCCGCCTGTCGGGGATTCCCCCGATGGCGGCGGGCATGGGCCGGGTGGAGGTGCGCTTCCAGGTGGATGCCGACGGCATCCTCTCCGTCACCGCCCAGGAGCAGAGCACCGGCGTCACCCAGTCCATCACCGTGAAGCCCAGCCACGGGCTCACGGATGAGGAGGTGGAGCGCATGCTGCTCGACTCCATCGATCACGCCGAGGACGACATCCAGCTGCGCCAGATGCGCGAGCAGCGGGTGGAGGCCGAGCGGGTGCTCATGGATGCCACCAAGCAGCTCACCGAGCACGGCGCCCTCCTCCAGGAAGGCGAGCGGGCCACCATCGAGGCGGCCCTGGAGCGCGTCCGGGTGCTGGCCCAGGGGCAGGATTCCCACGCCCTGAAGGAGGCCATCCACGCGGTGGACGAGGCGTCGCGGGCGTTCGTGGAGCGGGTCATGAACCAGGCCATCAGCAAGGTGGTGGCCGGCCATTCCGTCGAGGAGTACTGA
- a CDS encoding IscS subfamily cysteine desulfurase, with protein MKLPIYMDNHATTPMDPRVLEAMLPYLREDFGNAASRNHAFGWKAEAAVEQARKQVAALIGASEKEIVFTSGATESDNLAIKGVIEFYKAKGDHIITLKTEHKAVLDSCKRLERIRQERLDELKLLRLAQLADVEVTPDNLAEMAIKHRLDEDPVYQKWASLPTGGARVTYLDVEADGRVSLEKLAAAFTDKTVLVSVMFANNEIGVVQPIAEIGKLCRERGVLFHCDAVQGIGKVPFHVEEMNVDLVSITAHKMYGPKGVGALYVRRKPRVRIAPLVDGGGHERGMRSGTLNVAAIVGFGKAAELAREELPEESARLLRLRERLRTGIMSQLDMLKVNGSLEHRLPGSLNLSFSYVEGEALMMSIKDVAVSSGSACTSASLEPSYVLRACGVEEDLAHSSIRFGIGRFNTEEEVDYVIRLVVDKVRKLRDMSPLYEMAKEGIDLKSIEWTAH; from the coding sequence CTGAAGCTGCCCATCTACATGGACAACCACGCCACCACGCCGATGGATCCACGCGTGCTGGAGGCGATGCTGCCGTACCTGCGCGAGGACTTCGGCAACGCCGCCTCGCGCAACCACGCCTTCGGCTGGAAGGCGGAGGCGGCGGTGGAGCAGGCCCGCAAGCAGGTGGCGGCCCTGATCGGCGCGTCCGAGAAGGAGATCGTCTTCACCTCCGGGGCCACTGAGTCCGACAACCTGGCCATCAAGGGCGTCATCGAATTCTACAAGGCCAAGGGTGACCACATCATCACCCTGAAGACCGAGCACAAGGCCGTGCTGGACAGCTGCAAGCGCCTGGAGCGCATCCGCCAGGAGCGCCTGGACGAGCTGAAGCTGCTGCGGCTCGCGCAGCTCGCCGATGTCGAGGTCACCCCCGACAACCTGGCGGAGATGGCCATCAAGCACCGGCTCGACGAGGACCCGGTCTACCAGAAGTGGGCCTCGCTCCCCACCGGCGGCGCGCGCGTCACCTACCTGGATGTCGAGGCGGACGGCCGGGTGAGCCTGGAGAAGCTGGCGGCGGCCTTCACGGACAAGACGGTGCTCGTCTCGGTGATGTTCGCCAACAACGAGATCGGCGTGGTGCAGCCCATCGCGGAGATCGGCAAGCTGTGCCGGGAGCGCGGCGTGCTGTTCCACTGCGACGCGGTCCAGGGCATCGGCAAGGTGCCCTTCCACGTCGAAGAGATGAACGTGGACCTCGTGTCCATCACCGCCCACAAGATGTACGGCCCCAAGGGCGTGGGCGCGCTCTACGTGCGCCGCAAGCCGCGCGTGCGCATCGCCCCGCTGGTGGACGGCGGCGGGCACGAGCGCGGCATGCGCTCCGGCACGCTGAACGTGGCGGCCATCGTGGGCTTCGGCAAGGCGGCGGAGCTTGCCCGGGAGGAGCTGCCCGAGGAGTCGGCGCGCCTGCTGCGCCTGCGCGAGCGGCTGCGCACCGGCATCATGAGCCAGCTGGACATGCTCAAGGTCAACGGCTCGCTGGAGCACCGGCTGCCGGGCAGCCTCAACCTGTCCTTCTCCTACGTCGAGGGCGAGGCCTTGATGATGTCCATCAAGGACGTGGCCGTGTCTTCCGGCTCCGCGTGCACCTCGGCGTCGCTCGAGCCCTCGTACGTCCTGCGGGCGTGCGGCGTGGAGGAGGATCTGGCGCACAGTTCCATCCGCTTCGGCATCGGAAGGTTCAACACCGAGGAGGAAGTGGACTACGTCATCCGGCTGGTAGTGGACAAGGTCCGCAAGTTGCGAGACATGAGCCCCCTGTACGAGATGGCCAAGGAAGGCATCGACCTGAAGAGCATCGAGTGGACGGCACACTAG
- a CDS encoding protein-disulfide reductase DsbD family protein, protein MKKVGILAAVCGFAVLFVPWLLPTGPNAGLDASQFLETGSLAMGAAIVFAGGLLTALTPCVYPLIPITVSIFGARQAEGRGKALLLTSSYIIGMGVVFSGLGVLAAKTGQAFGSLLGHPGVVLGLAVFLLVLATSMFGAFELELPSSVQTRLSTVGGAGVAGAFLMGSVSGFLAAPCTGPVLTGLLAFVAKTANTTLGAGLLFIYALGIGVPFFLIGVFTVRLPRGGVWMEWVKSVLGIVLVALAFNYVKDAFPAVGSAVKGMAQELGRVPGAFIAAVLAGVGVLVGAIHRSFKSDARQFALKGVGVTLVVLALVSRVSALDAAPTGALWVQLGWAEPPQAPTFQWHHVMPAKEATFSPAAFEEALGRARAEGRPVMIDFFADWCAACKELDRETYPSFEVIEESSRFLNIKIDATNSEDALDALMERFGVEGLPTVAFIASNGEPLAAPRVTGFLPPSPFVSELKKVR, encoded by the coding sequence TTGAAGAAGGTCGGGATTCTCGCCGCGGTGTGCGGCTTCGCCGTGCTCTTCGTCCCGTGGCTGCTGCCCACGGGCCCCAACGCGGGGCTGGACGCCTCCCAGTTCCTGGAGACGGGCAGCCTGGCCATGGGCGCGGCCATCGTCTTCGCCGGGGGGCTCCTCACGGCGCTCACCCCGTGCGTCTACCCGCTCATTCCCATCACCGTGTCCATCTTCGGCGCCCGGCAGGCCGAGGGGCGAGGCAAGGCCCTGCTGCTGACGTCCTCGTACATCATCGGCATGGGGGTGGTGTTCAGCGGGCTGGGGGTGCTGGCGGCCAAGACGGGGCAGGCCTTCGGGTCCTTGCTGGGCCACCCGGGGGTGGTGCTGGGGCTGGCGGTGTTCCTGCTGGTGCTGGCCACCTCCATGTTCGGCGCCTTCGAACTGGAGCTGCCCTCCAGCGTGCAGACGCGCCTCAGCACCGTGGGGGGAGCGGGCGTGGCGGGCGCCTTCCTCATGGGAAGCGTCTCCGGCTTTCTGGCGGCGCCCTGCACCGGGCCGGTGCTCACGGGCCTGCTCGCGTTCGTGGCGAAGACGGCCAACACCACCCTGGGGGCGGGGCTGCTCTTCATCTACGCGCTGGGCATTGGCGTGCCCTTCTTCCTCATCGGCGTGTTCACCGTGCGGCTGCCGCGCGGCGGCGTGTGGATGGAGTGGGTGAAGAGCGTGCTGGGCATCGTCCTGGTGGCGCTGGCCTTCAACTACGTGAAGGACGCGTTTCCCGCGGTGGGCTCGGCGGTGAAGGGCATGGCCCAGGAGCTGGGGCGCGTGCCGGGGGCCTTCATCGCCGCGGTGCTCGCGGGGGTGGGCGTGCTCGTGGGCGCCATCCACCGCTCCTTCAAGTCGGACGCCCGCCAGTTCGCCCTCAAGGGCGTGGGCGTGACGTTGGTGGTGCTGGCCCTCGTGAGCCGCGTGAGCGCGCTGGATGCGGCGCCCACCGGGGCCTTGTGGGTCCAGCTGGGCTGGGCCGAGCCCCCCCAGGCGCCCACCTTCCAGTGGCACCACGTGATGCCGGCCAAGGAGGCCACCTTCTCTCCCGCCGCGTTCGAGGAGGCGCTCGGCCGCGCCCGCGCCGAGGGCCGCCCGGTGATGATCGACTTCTTCGCGGACTGGTGCGCGGCCTGCAAGGAGCTGGACCGGGAGACCTATCCCTCGTTCGAAGTCATCGAGGAGTCCTCGCGCTTCCTCAACATCAAGATCGACGCGACGAACAGCGAGGATGCGCTGGATGCGTTGATGGAGCGCTTTGGCGTGGAGGGGCTGCCCACCGTGGCGTTCATCGCCTCCAATGGCGAGCCCCTGGCGGCTCCCCGCGTCACCGGCTTCCTGCCGCCCTCACCGTTCGTCTCCGAGCTCAAGAAGGTCCGCTGA
- a CDS encoding HesB/IscA family protein has protein sequence MSEQATSQIQPSQAVPASAPTGKPAGKGILLSDSAVQRLQLLLAERQTPDAGLRLAVKGGGCSGLQYAMEWAEKPRERDKVFERDGVRVFVDPKSYLYLMGTELVYEETLMASGFKLQNPNVKAACGCGESFTI, from the coding sequence ATGAGCGAGCAGGCAACGTCCCAGATTCAGCCGTCCCAGGCGGTGCCCGCCTCCGCGCCCACCGGCAAGCCGGCCGGCAAGGGCATCCTCCTGAGTGACAGTGCCGTGCAACGGCTCCAGCTCCTGCTGGCCGAGCGGCAGACGCCCGATGCAGGCCTTCGCCTCGCCGTGAAGGGCGGCGGCTGCTCCGGGCTCCAGTACGCCATGGAGTGGGCCGAGAAGCCCCGCGAGCGCGACAAGGTGTTCGAGCGCGACGGGGTGCGCGTCTTCGTGGACCCCAAGAGCTACCTGTACCTGATGGGCACGGAGCTGGTGTACGAGGAGACCCTGATGGCCTCGGGCTTCAAGCTCCAGAACCCGAACGTGAAGGCCGCGTGCGGCTGCGGCGAGAGCTTCACCATCTGA
- the iscU gene encoding Fe-S cluster assembly scaffold IscU, with the protein MAYSDKVIEHYENPRNVGTLDKADPNVGTGLVGAPACGDVMRLQLRITDEGVIEDAKFKTFGCGSAIASSSLVTEWVKGKTVDQAMTISNKDVARELSLPPVKIHCSVLAEDAIKAAIEDFKKKRQERAPQKSA; encoded by the coding sequence ATGGCCTACAGCGACAAAGTCATCGAGCACTACGAGAACCCCCGCAACGTCGGCACGCTGGACAAGGCGGATCCGAACGTGGGCACCGGCCTGGTGGGAGCCCCCGCGTGCGGCGACGTGATGCGCCTGCAGCTGCGCATCACCGACGAGGGCGTCATCGAGGACGCCAAGTTCAAGACCTTCGGCTGCGGCTCGGCCATCGCCTCCAGCTCGCTCGTCACCGAGTGGGTGAAGGGCAAGACGGTGGACCAGGCGATGACCATCTCCAACAAGGACGTGGCGCGCGAGCTGTCGCTGCCCCCGGTGAAGATTCACTGCTCGGTGCTGGCCGAGGACGCCATCAAGGCCGCCATCGAGGACTTCAAGAAGAAGCGCCAGGAGCGCGCCCCCCAGAAGAGCGCGTAG
- a CDS encoding YncE family protein — MTTECRMWFREIPRGILTLLCVAWIGGSQRADAAPYTLFESGQVRPLALSPNGRFLFAVNTPDNRLEVFQVKPQGLSHLTSVPVGLEPVAVAARSNDEVWVVNHLSDSLSVVRLGADGRSGTVVRTLLVGDEPRDIVFAGPGKNRAFITAAHRGQNVPFDPRFTTPGIGRADVWVFDANHLGTSLGGTPLTILSLFSDTPRALAVTPDGSRVYAAAFHSGNRSSVVHESLVPNGGQAVGGVPAPNFASGVQGTEVSVLVRFDGQNWFDALNRPWTDKMRFSLPDKDVFVLDALATPPRQLPGASGFFSGVGTILFNMAVNPVSGKVYVSNTEARNDLRFEGPASPTRPSLQGHLHESRITVLSPAGVMPRHLNKHINYGVCCAPVPNAESERSLAQPLGMAVTANGATLYVAAFGSSKIGVFPTAALEANTFVPSPANQIPLSGGGPTGMVLDETAQRMYVLTRFDNAISIVNTATKQELAHLPMYTPEPPSVVRGRVFLYDARNSSSHGDSSCASCHIFGDFDSLSWDLGNPDGVVRKNLNPVVPVLPESGPDPTFGQNTDFHPLKGPLATQSLRGMANHGPMHWRGDRTGAYTAPSVQPDQGAFDEAEAFRQFNPAFVDLLGRSAQLTPAQMQQFSEFILQVTYPPNPVRNLDNSLTPAQQAGRDFFVNTTSFFHGSCEACHRIDPNANPGEGPFKGFFGTDGRSSFDAEPLFPKVPHLRNMYQKVGMFGAGFASGLQPPDPFLGDQVRGFGFNSDGAIPDMFRFNSGFDVIPENPVGIPDSPEGRAAKRNMEQYMLAFDSNLAPIVGQQVTHTALNTAVVTPRLQLLRARADAGECDLVAQGRVAQLEVGFAYQGSGLFQGDRAALPPVSSEALRWLTAAGGGFMTYTCTPPGSGTRIGIDRDLDGFWDGDERMAGSNPADPHSHP; from the coding sequence ATGACAACCGAGTGCAGGATGTGGTTCCGGGAGATTCCGAGAGGGATTCTCACCTTGCTTTGTGTCGCATGGATTGGCGGCAGCCAGAGGGCGGACGCCGCGCCGTATACGCTCTTCGAGAGCGGTCAGGTGCGGCCCCTCGCGCTCTCGCCGAATGGGCGGTTCCTCTTCGCGGTCAACACCCCGGACAACCGCCTGGAGGTGTTCCAGGTCAAGCCTCAAGGACTCTCCCATTTGACTTCAGTGCCCGTGGGGCTCGAGCCCGTGGCGGTCGCGGCGCGGAGCAACGACGAGGTCTGGGTCGTCAACCACCTGTCGGACAGCCTCAGCGTCGTGCGGTTGGGGGCGGATGGCCGGAGCGGCACCGTGGTGCGCACCCTGCTCGTGGGAGATGAGCCGCGGGACATCGTCTTCGCGGGCCCGGGAAAGAACCGGGCCTTCATCACGGCGGCGCACCGGGGGCAGAACGTTCCGTTTGATCCGCGGTTCACCACGCCCGGCATTGGCCGCGCGGATGTGTGGGTCTTCGACGCCAACCACCTGGGCACCTCGCTGGGCGGCACGCCGCTCACCATCCTCAGCCTCTTCAGCGACACGCCGCGCGCGCTCGCGGTGACGCCGGATGGCTCGCGCGTCTACGCGGCGGCGTTCCACTCCGGCAACCGGTCCTCCGTGGTGCACGAATCCCTGGTTCCCAACGGGGGCCAGGCGGTGGGCGGCGTGCCCGCCCCCAACTTCGCCAGCGGCGTGCAGGGCACCGAGGTCAGCGTCCTGGTCCGGTTCGATGGCCAGAACTGGTTCGATGCCCTCAACCGCCCGTGGACGGACAAGATGCGCTTCTCCCTGCCGGACAAGGACGTGTTCGTCCTGGATGCGCTCGCGACGCCGCCCCGGCAGCTCCCGGGCGCCTCGGGCTTCTTCTCCGGGGTGGGCACCATCCTGTTCAACATGGCCGTCAACCCGGTGAGCGGCAAGGTCTACGTCAGCAACACCGAGGCCCGGAATGACCTGCGCTTCGAGGGGCCGGCCTCGCCCACGCGGCCCAGCCTCCAAGGACACCTGCACGAGAGCCGCATCACCGTGCTAAGCCCCGCGGGCGTCATGCCGCGCCACCTCAACAAGCACATCAACTATGGCGTGTGCTGCGCCCCGGTGCCCAACGCGGAGAGCGAGCGGAGCCTCGCGCAGCCGCTGGGCATGGCGGTGACGGCCAATGGCGCCACGCTCTACGTGGCCGCGTTCGGCTCCTCGAAGATTGGCGTCTTCCCGACCGCCGCGCTCGAGGCCAACACCTTCGTGCCCAGCCCGGCGAACCAGATTCCCCTGAGCGGGGGCGGGCCCACCGGCATGGTGCTGGATGAGACGGCGCAGCGCATGTATGTCCTCACGCGCTTCGACAACGCCATCTCCATCGTCAACACGGCCACGAAACAGGAGCTGGCCCACCTGCCCATGTACACCCCCGAGCCTCCGAGCGTGGTGCGCGGCCGGGTCTTCCTGTACGACGCGCGCAACAGCTCCAGCCACGGCGACTCCTCCTGCGCGAGCTGCCACATCTTCGGGGACTTCGACAGCCTCTCCTGGGATCTCGGCAACCCGGATGGCGTGGTGAGGAAGAACCTCAACCCCGTCGTCCCGGTGCTGCCAGAATCCGGACCGGATCCGACGTTCGGCCAGAACACGGACTTCCACCCGCTCAAGGGCCCCCTGGCCACCCAGAGCCTGCGCGGCATGGCCAACCACGGCCCCATGCACTGGCGCGGGGACCGGACGGGCGCCTACACCGCGCCGAGCGTCCAGCCGGACCAGGGTGCCTTCGACGAGGCCGAGGCGTTCCGGCAGTTCAACCCCGCCTTCGTGGACCTGCTGGGGCGCTCCGCGCAGCTCACCCCCGCGCAGATGCAGCAGTTCTCCGAGTTCATCCTCCAGGTCACCTATCCGCCCAACCCGGTGCGCAACCTCGACAACTCGCTCACCCCGGCGCAGCAGGCGGGGCGCGACTTCTTCGTCAACACCACGAGCTTCTTCCATGGCTCGTGCGAGGCCTGCCACCGCATCGATCCCAACGCCAACCCCGGGGAGGGGCCCTTCAAGGGATTCTTCGGCACGGATGGCCGCTCGTCCTTCGACGCCGAACCGCTCTTCCCCAAGGTTCCCCACCTGCGTAACATGTATCAAAAGGTAGGAATGTTCGGCGCGGGCTTTGCTTCCGGCCTGCAACCGCCGGATCCATTCCTGGGTGACCAGGTGCGAGGCTTCGGTTTCAACAGCGACGGGGCCATCCCCGACATGTTCCGCTTCAACAGCGGCTTCGACGTGATTCCCGAGAACCCGGTGGGGATCCCGGACTCGCCCGAGGGCCGGGCCGCGAAGCGCAACATGGAGCAGTACATGTTGGCCTTCGACAGCAACCTGGCGCCCATCGTGGGCCAGCAGGTGACGCACACGGCGCTCAACACCGCCGTGGTGACCCCACGCCTCCAGCTCCTCCGGGCGCGCGCGGACGCAGGGGAGTGCGACCTGGTGGCCCAGGGGCGCGTGGCGCAGCTCGAGGTGGGCTTCGCCTACCAGGGCTCGGGCCTGTTCCAGGGCGACCGGGCGGCCTTGCCCCCGGTCTCCAGCGAGGCCCTGCGCTGGCTCACCGCCGCCGGAGGCGGTTTCATGACCTACACGTGCACGCCCCCGGGCTCGGGCACCCGCATCGGCATTGATCGCGATCTCGATGGGTTCTGGGACGGGGATGAGCGGATGGCGGGGAGCAACCCTGCGGATCCGCACAGCCACCCCTGA
- the hscB gene encoding Fe-S protein assembly co-chaperone HscB, which produces MFELTPTYDVDVPKLERQFRDLSLQLHPDRFAQAGPKERRLSLEQTTALNEAYKTLKDPARRAFYLLKLHGVDMERDDASAQKRMPQAFLEEVLELREELELAVKARDLTRAQAMAVDVTARQREAQAEAAEALRALTNTPADAEQVKKASHALGRVRYFTRFLEEVEAFEEEVSA; this is translated from the coding sequence ATGTTCGAGCTGACGCCCACCTATGACGTGGACGTGCCCAAGCTGGAGCGGCAGTTCCGGGACCTGTCGCTCCAGTTGCACCCGGACCGCTTCGCCCAGGCCGGCCCCAAGGAGCGGCGCCTGTCGCTGGAGCAGACCACGGCCCTCAACGAGGCCTACAAGACGCTCAAGGACCCGGCCCGCCGGGCCTTCTACCTGCTCAAGCTGCACGGCGTGGACATGGAGCGGGACGACGCGAGCGCCCAGAAGCGCATGCCCCAGGCATTCCTGGAGGAAGTGCTGGAGCTGCGCGAGGAGCTGGAGCTGGCCGTGAAGGCGCGCGACTTGACGCGCGCCCAGGCCATGGCGGTGGACGTGACGGCCCGCCAGCGCGAGGCCCAGGCCGAGGCGGCCGAGGCCCTGCGCGCCCTGACGAACACCCCCGCCGATGCGGAGCAGGTGAAAAAGGCATCGCATGCGCTGGGACGGGTGCGGTACTTCACGCGCTTTCTCGAAGAAGTCGAGGCGTTCGAGGAGGAGGTGTCGGCGTGA